Sequence from the Trichocoleus sp. genome:
AATGTCAAAGAATAATCACGAGCCAATGAAGAGATAAAACATGAATTATTTGAATCGCAATGAACTAAATGACAATCTTTCCACAGCGCAATTGGGTCAAGAAGGAAATGAAGATGGTTGCGACAGATTGAGAGAAACAGATATCTTTTCCGATAGTTTCTTGACAAATTGCAGTGAGGTCACCAAGAAGCGTCTCCTTATGCTTAGGGAATTAGGAATAGATCTCATTGCATTTGACTACGATGGCACGCTTTTCGGGGATGGGAAAACTCATGTTGATGCTGCAAAACTTCTCGTTAAAGTAATCAAGGCAGGAATTAATGTTGCCGTAGTGACAGGGCGTGACGCTACGGTAAGGCGCGCGTTGGTTCCGGAGTTTATACAACAGTGCAATGGGAGAAATCTCTCGTTTTTTCTTGCCACCAGCAATGGGGTGAACGTCTACCGCGTCGACTCCACAGGTGCACACTGTTTACTCAATAACCCTATCCGATTCGAAGATATAAAGCGCGTAGTTGCTGCTTACCGTCGCCTCAATATCATTGGCTCTAAGCTCCGTATTCTAGAACATTTGAATCTTGCCTCACAGAAATGGGAAGGACTTCTTAAACGTGAATTTATATTGATATCTAGACGGAACCCCGGGGTTTGGGTAGAACCAAGCAAAATATCACTTGCGTTTCCTTTGTCTTTTACAGACAGAAAAAAGGCCATAAAAGCTCTTGAAGCGGAACTAGGAGGAGAATTTGCTCTCACTTTCGGTAGTGATGTTGTTGATGTAATTCCTCAGTTATGTATGGAACCGAAGAGATATGCTCTGGATTTTATATTAGATCACACCGGAGGAAGCTTACTCTCGACCGTATCGTTCGGCGATACTCCACTGGGTAATGATCGAGGGCTGATTGAGATTCCTTTTGGATTTACAAATGACATTACAATCAACGTTGCATCCCAACCTCCATTCGTTTTAGGGTGCGGGAGTAATTCGCCAGTTCAGGTTATTTACGATGCAACTGAGTTAATGCTTTCACTTTCACATTCTATAAAACCTTTTTCCAAGGCGATCGTTCATCATGCTTCTCGCATATGGGACTATATGGTAGAGCGGCAGGACCTTGAAAGCGTCGATGCTATACTTGGACTTGGTTCTTTCGATCAGGGCGTAGCGGCACATGCCGCCCGTCTTTGGCTCGCTGGATGGGCAAAGTACATAGTCTTCTCTGGTGGTGTTGCTCACCTTAAGGATCTAGCGAAGACGCCTTGGAGCGCAGAAGAAGCCACAATCTTTGCTGAGGTTGCTGTTGGTATGGGGGTACCAGAGGAGTGCATCCTTCAGGAAAAACTAGCCACAAACACAGGAGAAAATTTTCGCTTCACCGAAGATCTACTTAGAACTAAGGGATTGAATTTCAATAGTTTGCTCGTCGTATGTAAGCCCTACATGGGTAAGCGTGCGAGAGCAACCGGAGAGTATCATTGGCCTAATAAGAAGCTAGTTTTCTCGAGCGAAGATATCTCATTCCAAGACTACTTAGTGGCATCTCACTCTCCACAAGCCGTGATGCATACGATGGTTGGTGACCTACAGCGATTGAAACTGTACGGTGAAAGAGGGTTGCAAATTCCAGTCTCAGTTCCTGAGCCCGTAGAAGAATCGTTTCACTTCTTAGTGGATGCTGGGTTCGATAAACATCTCGTTAAATAGTACGCGTCTTTGTAGTTAGTAGTAACAGCCATGACTTCAGCTAAAGATCTAATGAACGTTTACATTGACGAATTTTGTCAATTACAGCCTAATCTGAAACGATCTGATCTATTTCTTGACTCAGTCATTATAGGAACCAATGGTATTCTAGATTCCTTAGAAATAATCAATTTTGTAATTGGGCTTGAGGAGTTTATAAAGAGAGAAACCGGGAAGGATGTAAAGCTTTTCCATGATGAGTACTTTACAGAAAGTCTTTCAGTAGATGTTCGACTCGAGGACATATATAGAGATATTGACAAGCTCATCAACATACAGCCTTTTCCAGGCTAGTGAGGTACAAGATAGAGTAATGGAAATGCTATCTAAAAGCTGTCTGAATGAGACCCTATTCCCTTGACCTGCGCCAGAAACTCGTAGAGCGATACCAAGAGGGTAAAATCTCTCAACGAGAACTTGCTCGTCAGTTTCGCGTCGCCCACAGTTTTGTGGAAACCCTGCTCAAACGGTATTGAGAAACCGGAAGCGTTGAGGCAAAAGTTCGCACTCAACAAACCCCCACCAAACTGAATGCAGAGCAATTGCGGGTATTAGAGGAATTGGTCGATGAGCAAAAGCCACATTGAGGGAACTCCGAGATCGCTTGGAGCAAAAGACAGGCGTGAGGGTCGGTTGTAGCACAATCCACCGGATGGTGGACAAGCTCAACTTGAGCGTCAAAAAACCTTTCATGCGAGTGAAAAGGAGAGCGAGCGAGTGCAACAGCAGCGCGTCGAATTTTGGCAACGGGTACGGGAGATTTTGACCAAGGATCTCATCTTCATTGATGAAGCAGGAGTCAATCTGGCGATGGTGCGCTTGAGAGCACGCTCTCCCAAAGGACAACGGGCAGTTGGCAAACGTCCGCAGAAGCGGGGCAAAAACGTCTCGATGCTTGGAGCATCGGACTAGCGGAGGTAATTGCTCACATGCCGATGTTGGGTGCAGTGGATGGACTGTTATTTGAAGCCTTCATTGCCCAAAAACTGGTACCTAAACTCTGGAAGGGGGCTTATGTCATGCTGGATAACTGCTCGATTCACAAGGGTAATCCTGTCGTTGAATTAATTCAACAAGCAGGTGCAACGGTTATTTTCTTACCGCCTTATTCTCCAGAGTTTTCCCCAATTGAGAATTGCTGGTCAAAGATCAAAAATCTATTGCGTTCTTTGAGTGCTAGAACGTATCCAGACCTGGTCAAAGCAATTGAGCAAGCATTCGCTCAAGTCTCATCTGATGATCTGCAAGGCTGGTTCACTCATTGCTGTTACTGTACCTGACTAGATTGAAAAAGGCTGTAGAATAAACAATGACTAATCAGATTACCCTAATTTCTGACTTCAACATTACTTTACTTGGGCAGTATCTAAAGCGCAACCGATCTAACGACGAAGTCTTCGTAGAGCCTTTCGGGCAATTATTTCAATCCTTATTAAAACACTGCCATTCAGAATACATTCCTTCAACTGTCATCATCTGGAGCACTATAGAAGGAATATCGCCGAATGCGGAGAAAATGTTACTGGACCCTCGCCGCTCTATTCAACCGGCACTAGAAGATGTTCATATGTTGAACGAAATGATCGTGCAATTGAGTAGAGTACGGAAGAATGTAATTGTGGTTTCGCCGTTTTTCAGACGACGGTGGGGGTCCAATCGTCTCTTCAACCTCAGGATTGATACAGGAATAGGCTATCTATTAAAAAAATCTGCTCTATTACAAGCAGAAGCATTTAGCACTCTAGAGAACGTTCATCTTCTTGATTGTGATATGTGGTTCAATGAATGTAACGCAAGGGCATTCTCTGCTCGCCGTTGGTACAGTTCTAAAGTACCGCTAACTGCTACAAGCATGGAACGTGCTGCCAGTGATATTGATGCCCTAATGTCTAGTTTAGAAGGAAGATCTAAGAAACTCCTTATTCTGGATTTGGATAATACACTGTGGGGCGGAGTCGTCGGCGATGTGGGGTGGCAGCATGTACTTCTAGGCGGAAACAATATGTTAGGCGAAGCCTTTCTAGATTTTCAAGAAGCTATTCTAGCACTCAAGAATCAAGGTATTCAATTAGCTATTGTCAGTAAGAACACCGAAGATGTTGCTCTAGATGTATTCAGAATGAATCCAATGATGCAACTAAAGCTCGAAGATTTTGCGACTTGGCGTATTAATTGGGAGGATAAAGCAAAGAACATAGTAGAAATAGTTAAGGAAATCAATATTGGACTAGATTCCGTTGTATTTATTGATGATGATGTGTACGAGCGGCAACGCATCAAGGATGCATTGAATCACATATTCGTTCCCGACTGGCCGGAAGACCCTTGTGACTATACAAGAGCTTTAAATGCTATAAGTAGCTTTGCCACTCCCTACTTAACAGAAGAGGATACACGCCGAAGTCAAATGTATCACGATCAAGCAAAACGGCTAGAGGATTTTCGCAGTATGAAGTCCCTAGATGACTGGCTTGCGACGTTAGATTTAAATGTAACGGTTAGCTATGTGGTGTCGAGTAACTTCGAGCGGGTCGTGCAGCTCCTCAATAAGACAAATCAGATGAACTTAACGACGCGCAAACTAACAGCACTTGAGTTGCAGGAGTGGCTCAGTGACGAGCGAAATCACCTATTCTGCTTCGAGGTTGAGGATAAATTTGGTGCGTATGGATTGGTAGGTTTAGTCGGATGTAGCACTGAATCTAATCATACTAGAATCACAGATTTCGTTTTGAGTTGCCGGGCTATGGGAAAGAAAATTGAGGAGAAAATGCTGGAACAGGCAATGGCATTTGCAAAAGAGAAGAGGCATTCAAGGATAACTGCAGAGTATAGACCTACTTCTCGAAACCGTCCTTGCTTCGATTTCTTTTTTGCGGGATGTTCTTCGGCGAATCCGGACATTACTTGCACTTGGGAAAGAGAGGTTCTCTCAGGTTTGGTAGTTAGTAATTGAGTGTTTTGCTTTAGTGTCTCTATTGGGGATGATTAAAACCTCTCTCCTTTCGACGAAGAGAAGTCAGAAATTGTCATTTCATGACTAGGATTTAATTACCTCAAGCACTTGAGCAGCGTGTTTAAGGAAAAAGAAGTAAATAGATATAAGTTTTCAACCTCTATTCGACTTCTAGCCGAGGGTGGTTTAGTTAGAGGATGTCTGAAAAGTCAAAGTCAGCGGTTGAAATCCTGATTCTCTTGTTGAGTCGTAAGCGTCAAACTCTGATTCATTCGTTGAAAAGAACCCTTTTCAGACATCCTCCTAGAAAAAATGTTCCAGACAAATACTCCTTCACTAGTTGTCATAATTGGGGCAGAGAAGTGAGATCTCCAACTCAATAGGCAGTATGCGGCTGCCAATATTCATCCTTGCTTTCCTTGTAAAAGCTCAGGCTATCTAACAGTTGCTTACTCCTCAGTTAGAAATTTCCTCCAGCAAAATTATGAAATTATAATCTTCAAAATAATGTACACAGTACGCACAATGAAACCTGTATTTCGCAAAGTGCATAAGTCGGAATTGGCTGACCTCGAACACTTTTTCAATACCTATTGGCGGAGAGACCATGTATTCTTCACCAATCCAAAAGTGCTAGATTGGCAACATCGTGATGACGATACGTATTGTTTTATTCTTGCAAGAGACGGTGAATCGGCTGAGATTATTGGCATGTGCGGGTTTATTCCAACCCGTCTGTATGATCCTTCACTCACGCAAGAGAATGTGGTCTGGTTTACGAACTGGTGCGTAGGTCGGAATAGCAGATTTGGAGGACTCGGCCTCGCTATCCAACAAAGTGTCGAATCCGTGGAGTACGCAAAGTGTTACGGAACAATCGGTCTAAAAGAGTACACTCTCCCTCTTTACACTGTGAGGGGATTTGAGATTGGCACTGTAGGACACTATGTGTGCTCGAGAAATGAGGGACACGAGCAATCGTATAGAAGTTGTGACTATTCTATTGCTAGAATCGAAGAAAATAGTAGCTTCTCATATCGTAGTGTTGAGGTAGCCTGTGAAGCCTGCACGCCTAAGAAGTCTTCAAGATATATCTTCAGTAAATATCATAACCACCCCGTATACACCTACGAATTCTATGCTATTGCCAGACAGGGCTGTTTGCAGGGCATCTTGGTCTTTCGTATAGATAAAACGACAACGTTGCCTCGAATCTACTTAGTGGATTTCGTCGGAAGACGCGACATCTTTTTTAAACTGGAATATTTCTTCCAATCACTCTTGCACCAGAAGGAATGCTATCAGATCGATTTGTTTAATTACGGACTAGATGAGCAATCGCTTCTCACATCAGGGTTTGTTAAGCAGAATGACTCTAAGCAGGTCAAAACGAATGTATCGCTTCATTTTGCAGTGAAGCCTCCACAGAGTAATTTACTGTTATTTATGGGTGATGCTGATCTAGATAGGCCAAATTAATCAAGATAGAGTCAAACGATGGGTGAACATACTTACTTTTCGAGCGAAGAACAATCTCTCTTTGCAAAGTTTTCGGGGGATTACAATCCACTTCATCTTGATTCTTTACTGACACGCAGAGCTATTATGGGCGAGCCTGTTGTACACGGTGTGCATGTTTGCCTAAGGTTGTTGAATTATCTCCTAGTGCAGAGCGATGAACTAGTCAACATCAAAAGTATTAGAGCCAGCTTCCAAAAACCAGTCTTACTGAACGAAATGCTTACGATCAGGACTGCAACTGAAGGAGATGTATACAGGCTAGAAGCGATCTCCGGAAGCGTACTAAAGTGCTTTATTCTCCTTGAATTTCAAAATTGTGTATACAGTAGAAGCACTGAAGTAATTAGGCGATGCCCCCCAATCGAGGCATGTGTGAAACAGGAACATGAGGAGATTGAGTCGAGCTCGGGAGTATTGGAGATATTCTGTGATGCATCGCTGTGTGCCCAACTATTCCCTAATCTGCACTGCAAGGTGTCAGAACTCCAGATCGGTGCACTTCTCGCTATGTCTCGTCTCGTTGGAATGAAGTCTCCTGGACATAATTCTATACTGGCGGAGTTGTCTGTGACCTTTGATAGTTGTTTGATAGGAGGTGAACTGTCCTACCATGTCACGCAATTCGATTCTCGCTTTTCCCTTGCATCAATTGAGGTGCGATCTTCTTTCCTCAGCGGCAGAATAAAAGCTTTTTACAGGCCAGACCCTAGGGAGCAGCTGGATTATTTGAATATAAAATCGATGGTTGATGAAAACGAGTTCAGTGGACAAACGGCACTTGTCATAGGAGGCTCTCGTGGGCTTGGCGAGGCGACTGCAAAGCTGCTCTCTGCTGGCGGGGCAACTGTCGCGTTTACCTACAATCAAGGGGAAGAAAAGGCTCAGACTATAGTATCTGATGTAAGTAGATACGGGGGACAAATTTCGTGTCATTACTACAATGTTCTTGACGCATGTACGTTTCCTACGGATCTTAGTTCTTTTGTGGTTTCTATGTCACATATGTACTACTTCGCAACGCCCTCAATTTTTGTGGGTAGCGCAAATGATTTATCACCAGTATTGCTTGATAAATTTATTCGGTTTTACGTTCACGGGTTCTATAAATTTGTTGAAGTTCTACGAATGAAGACATCTAAGTTTTCGATCTTCTATCCATCAACGGTTGCCATTGAAGAGAATAATGTAAGGATGGCAGAGTACATCATCGCGAAAATGGCGGGGGAACAGTTAGGAAAACTTATCGAAGTCCGTCACTCCGGCATTCAGGTTTACTCTCCTCGATTGCAACGTTTGGCGACTGACCAAACACAAGGTTTTGTATCAGGACCTAGTCAGGATGCTGCCTCAGCATTACTTCCACTAATTCGCGAGTTTAGCAGCAAGCGTGGGAAGGGGGCTTGGGACGCAATCAAGTAGATGGACATAATTAAACAAGTTTAAAGCGGAGACTTGGAAGTTTGCTTGCAGCTCTAACTTGCCGGATGGATCTTTGACCAGGACTTAGTGAATCGGAACTATTGTTTAAAATAGGAGTAAATATTGTGTGTCTTCTAGTAATAAACGAAAATAAGAACACTAAAGTAAACATATAGAAGACAGCAAATCCCATCGTGAATCTCTGGAAATTAGGGCTGAACTCAAGGCTTCTATGCTCATTGCGCATCTCATGGGACAAATGTCTTACCACGATCATCCAGAACCAAGCTCACATACGGGCGCAATCGCACCAGTGTTAAATTGGTCGTTGCTGTCAGGGCATTGTCTCAACTGTAGAACAATAAAGAATGGCTAACCCTTGTGTTTCTTCCATCTCAAACGAACTTTGTTCCGTTCGTCAAAGGCTCACATCTTGCACCAGTACAGTTGAACGAGTTGCTATAGGGCAAAGAGATGAGAGAAAAGTGGGTGAAACAAAGATGCTCTCAGAACGATGAATGCTATTCTGAAGCACGCTCACGGGCTATTGCCTGGCGATCTCATGACTTACCAGTCAAGTCGCTCCTTTCGATCTGGTTAAGCTTATTGTCGTGCAATACCTGCCACCAATTCCACAACCGTGCCAAATTCATCGCTACAGCAGTCATGACATGTTGTAAATGCGTTTTTGCCAGACCTGAATAACGAGACCGCCTTAGCCCAAATGCCCGTACTCCCTGCGAAAGACAACCTTCTACGCCTGCACAAGCCGCATAACGTTGCTGAAATTCTTTGGTCGTTTGAGCCTCTCGCATCTTTTGCAGCATCAAATGCTGGGCTTCAGGTAAGAAGTTCAGGCTGCGTCCATGTCCAGATCGCGCTTGTGTACAATCGGAACGCATGGGACAAGCATCGCAATACCTGCGACTAAAATGAACAGTAATGATAGTCTGCCCATGTCGATTCGGTTGCTCTGACCAACTTCGAGTCCAGTTACCTTGAGGACAACAGACTTGCTGCTGTTGCCAATCAATTGTGAAGTGCATCAAGTCAAACCCTTCATTGGCTTCAGCTTGCCAACTCGTATCAGGGAGAACTGGACCCACGATCTCCATATTATAGTTCTCTTTCGCGTTCACTAAATCTTCAGCACTAATATATCCCGCATTCATAAAATGTTCTTTAGGAAGCAGTTCTCTTTGTGCTAACTTTTCATGGATCGTCTGAGTTAAATCTACGTCCATTTTCGTTGCTGGCACTGTCTCTACATCAATAATCAAATTGGGAGTTTCTTGGTCACAAGTTTCTGTTAAACTCACCGTGTATCCTGTCCAATAGGTTATTCGCTTCGTTCGACTTCGGGCTTCGATGTCGTAGGGCGATTCGATTAATCCATCATTCGTGGGCATATCTTCAGTCGAACGAATGGATAACTGTTCGCCTTCCAGATAAAACTGCTGTATCCAAACTCGCCGCAATGTTTCGACGGCAGGGAGCTGCCTTAACCACAAAGGACTACCGGCTTGGTCAATCTGTGCTAGGAGATGGTGTCCATCCAATCCCACTTTCAGCAGCCATACGTCACGCTCTTTCAGCTTGGGCAGTCGAAACGATTCAATCCGCTCACTGTAACGTTCAAACCAATCAGCATCCACGATGCCCAATACCCACTCAGGAGCAACTGTTGCCAAAACGTTGAGCGCATGCCGCAGCGTCTCCCCTACTCGCTCATAGCGGTTCATCACGCGAATTGCAGCGAGTACATGAGTTGAATCGGTTCGCTGTTTCCCGTTCGCTTTCAACAATCCCTGCGCTTGAGCTTGCTGCAACAGACGATTCAGCAATTGCTCTGCTTGCTTGTATTACACCGGACGAACACGAAACCCGCTCAAAACAGAAAAGTCAAAGCCACTATCACTCAAGGGCAAGCTCAACAGGTATTTCCAATCAATTCGAGCACGCACCGCTTCAGCAGCTTGGCAGTCAGACAGATTCTCCATGAATTGCAGGATCGTGATCAAGGCAAGTCGCCAGGGCGAATGAGCCGGTTGACCCCGTTGTGGGTAAAGGGTACTAAAGTCATCATCCTGGTACAAAGTATCGAGCTTATCCCGTAAGGTCAAATACAGATTGCCTTTCGGAAAAGCAGCCCGGGCAACCCGAACGGTTTCTTCAGGAATGGGCGGGACGGGGTGAGGATGCATTGACATGGCATAAACCCTCCAGACAAAGGCTCTGCTTCTATGCTCTCCTAGAATTTAGCCCAACACTCCCTTGTTCAGCCTTTCATAACACTTCAGCCAATTCGCCAACAGTCCTCATGAACTGCGTCCACCAGCACGCATGAAAAAGTGGTAACCTTTGCACCAAGACTGGCAATGAGGTCGAGGATCCTTGGTGCTCCGAGCCTGTCCAACAGTCTGACCCCGACACCGACAAGCACCACAAACTGTCGCCCCCAGCCTTGATTGGGGAGCACGCAAGTCAGGATTTGACGAATCCGGTGTCGATGCCAGTCGTCTTACTTGCTGCTGGAGGACGATATGGAAACGATTCACTCCCGTTGTGCTGGATTGGACGTCCACAAAAAGACAGTGGTTGCCTGTGTGATCACGCCTGGAAGTAAAGGAACCTGGCACAAAGAGATCCGCACTTTCACGACAATGACCCGGCAACTGCTTGAATTGTCGGATTGGCTGCTAACTCATGGGTGTACCCATGTTGCGATGGAAAGTACTGGAGAGTGTTGGAAGCCATCTTCAACATCTTGGAAGGCAACTTTGAAGTCATGCTGGTCAATGCGCAGCACATCAAGGCAGTGCCAGGGCGTAAGACCAATGTCAAAGATGCGCAATGGATTGCTGAACTGTTGCAACACGGACTGCTCCGCCCCAGCTTTATTCC
This genomic interval carries:
- a CDS encoding ElyC/SanA/YdcF family protein, whose product is MNYLNRNELNDNLSTAQLGQEGNEDGCDRLRETDIFSDSFLTNCSEVTKKRLLMLRELGIDLIAFDYDGTLFGDGKTHVDAAKLLVKVIKAGINVAVVTGRDATVRRALVPEFIQQCNGRNLSFFLATSNGVNVYRVDSTGAHCLLNNPIRFEDIKRVVAAYRRLNIIGSKLRILEHLNLASQKWEGLLKREFILISRRNPGVWVEPSKISLAFPLSFTDRKKAIKALEAELGGEFALTFGSDVVDVIPQLCMEPKRYALDFILDHTGGSLLSTVSFGDTPLGNDRGLIEIPFGFTNDITINVASQPPFVLGCGSNSPVQVIYDATELMLSLSHSIKPFSKAIVHHASRIWDYMVERQDLESVDAILGLGSFDQGVAAHAARLWLAGWAKYIVFSGGVAHLKDLAKTPWSAEEATIFAEVAVGMGVPEECILQEKLATNTGENFRFTEDLLRTKGLNFNSLLVVCKPYMGKRARATGEYHWPNKKLVFSSEDISFQDYLVASHSPQAVMHTMVGDLQRLKLYGERGLQIPVSVPEPVEESFHFLVDAGFDKHLVK
- a CDS encoding transposase — its product is MQQQRVEFWQRVREILTKDLIFIDEAGVNLAMVRLRARSPKGQRAVGKRPQKRGKNVSMLGASD
- a CDS encoding transposase, whose product is MPMLGAVDGLLFEAFIAQKLVPKLWKGAYVMLDNCSIHKGNPVVELIQQAGATVIFLPPYSPEFSPIENCWSKIKNLLRSLSARTYPDLVKAIEQAFAQVSSDDLQGWFTHCCYCT
- a CDS encoding HAD-IIIC family phosphatase, whose protein sequence is MTNQITLISDFNITLLGQYLKRNRSNDEVFVEPFGQLFQSLLKHCHSEYIPSTVIIWSTIEGISPNAEKMLLDPRRSIQPALEDVHMLNEMIVQLSRVRKNVIVVSPFFRRRWGSNRLFNLRIDTGIGYLLKKSALLQAEAFSTLENVHLLDCDMWFNECNARAFSARRWYSSKVPLTATSMERAASDIDALMSSLEGRSKKLLILDLDNTLWGGVVGDVGWQHVLLGGNNMLGEAFLDFQEAILALKNQGIQLAIVSKNTEDVALDVFRMNPMMQLKLEDFATWRINWEDKAKNIVEIVKEINIGLDSVVFIDDDVYERQRIKDALNHIFVPDWPEDPCDYTRALNAISSFATPYLTEEDTRRSQMYHDQAKRLEDFRSMKSLDDWLATLDLNVTVSYVVSSNFERVVQLLNKTNQMNLTTRKLTALELQEWLSDERNHLFCFEVEDKFGAYGLVGLVGCSTESNHTRITDFVLSCRAMGKKIEEKMLEQAMAFAKEKRHSRITAEYRPTSRNRPCFDFFFAGCSSANPDITCTWEREVLSGLVVSN
- a CDS encoding SDR family oxidoreductase, which gives rise to MSRLVGMKSPGHNSILAELSVTFDSCLIGGELSYHVTQFDSRFSLASIEVRSSFLSGRIKAFYRPDPREQLDYLNIKSMVDENEFSGQTALVIGGSRGLGEATAKLLSAGGATVAFTYNQGEEKAQTIVSDVSRYGGQISCHYYNVLDACTFPTDLSSFVVSMSHMYYFATPSIFVGSANDLSPVLLDKFIRFYVHGFYKFVEVLRMKTSKFSIFYPSTVAIEENNVRMAEYIIAKMAGEQLGKLIEVRHSGIQVYSPRLQRLATDQTQGFVSGPSQDAASALLPLIREFSSKRGKGAWDAIK
- a CDS encoding transposase, which codes for MLNRLLQQAQAQGLLKANGKQRTDSTHVLAAIRVMNRYERVGETLRHALNVLATVAPEWVLGIVDADWFERYSERIESFRLPKLKERDVWLLKVGLDGHHLLAQIDQAGSPLWLRQLPAVETLRRVWIQQFYLEGEQLSIRSTEDMPTNDGLIESPYDIEARSRTKRITYWTGYTVSLTETCDQETPNLIIDVETVPATKMDVDLTQTIHEKLAQRELLPKEHFMNAGYISAEDLVNAKENYNMEIVGPVLPDTSWQAEANEGFDLMHFTIDWQQQQVCCPQGNWTRSWSEQPNRHGQTIITVHFSRRYCDACPMRSDCTQARSGHGRSLNFLPEAQHLMLQKMREAQTTKEFQQRYAACAGVEGCLSQGVRAFGLRRSRYSGLAKTHLQHVMTAVAMNLARLWNWWQVLHDNKLNQIERSDLTGKS
- a CDS encoding transposase — protein: MSMHPHPVPPIPEETVRVARAAFPKGNLYLTLRDKLDTLYQDDDFSTLYPQRGQPAHSPWRLALITILQFMENLSDCQAAEAVRARIDWKYLLSLPLSDSGFDFSVLSGFRVRPV